In Bacteroidota bacterium, the genomic window AGTTTCTTCGTCAAATTTCCGGAATAATTCGGCAAGGCCGGCAGATTTAGCCAGTTCCTTATTCTCTATCGTCCTGCGGGATAACCTGGAAATTTCATTTCCAAATTGCCTGATCAACTGGTCTTTGTCAATTTTTGCAATCTTCATTTTTAATCAATGCCGGTAACTTTGCTTCTTCTTTCTAAAAAAGCCACGTCTCTCCAGATATCATCCATTTTCCCAATCCTTTCCCTGATGCCGAGTGTCCGGAAGCCGTGTTTGTGGTGGAGCCTCATGCTGCCTGTGTTTTCGGGAAAAACACCTGACTGTAATGTCCAGACGCCATTTCTTTCGGATTCTTTTATTAAGGCCGCCATCAGTTGATCGCCAATGCCTTGTTGTCTGTAAGCAGGATCAATATAGATGCTGACCTCTGCAACACCCGAATAGATACAACGGCTTGAAATA contains:
- a CDS encoding N-acetyltransferase family protein, which codes for MKIEFMTPQAWPAVARIYEAGIATKNATFQTEAPDWEAWDKAHRKDCRLIAKTGDKIVGWAALSPISSRCIYSGVAEVSIYIDPAYRQQGIGDQLMAALIKESERNGVWTLQSGVFPENTGSMRLHHKHGFRTLGIRERIGKMDDIWRDVAFLERRSKVTGID